One Blattabacterium cuenoti DNA window includes the following coding sequences:
- a CDS encoding 4'-phosphopantetheinyl transferase family protein, translated as MFILNKKFHTKIIVFKWGNIETMFLEQLILSEKEKSFFLSLSEKRKREFLGVRYALRAIGIMNIFYNEKRKPFLFPQEKYISLSHSFERIAIAISSYHIGIDIEKFRKDQKIIKLKKKFLRKDESIFIHTSHEKEYLHIIWGIKESLYKLEGGISSSFLDHYKVSPFCIEKDSCISCWILKKSYSKKFSAFYRKIDEHYLVYIIDK; from the coding sequence ATGTTCATCTTGAATAAGAAATTTCATACTAAAATCATCGTTTTTAAATGGGGGAACATAGAAACTATGTTTTTGGAACAATTAATTCTTTCTGAAAAAGAGAAAAGTTTTTTTTTATCTCTATCAGAAAAACGGAAGAGAGAATTTCTAGGAGTTCGTTATGCTCTAAGGGCTATAGGAATTATGAATATTTTTTATAATGAAAAGAGAAAACCTTTTCTTTTTCCTCAAGAAAAATATATTTCATTGAGTCACTCTTTTGAAAGAATAGCTATAGCAATTAGCTCCTATCATATAGGGATAGATATAGAAAAATTCAGAAAAGATCAAAAAATAATTAAGTTAAAAAAAAAATTCCTTAGAAAGGATGAATCTATTTTTATTCATACAAGTCATGAAAAAGAATATCTTCATATCATATGGGGAATCAAAGAAAGTTTATATAAATTAGAAGGAGGTATTTCATCAAGTTTTTTAGATCACTACAAAGTTTCTCCTTTTTGCATAGAAAAGGATTCTTGTATCTCATGCTGGATTCTAAAAAAATCATATAGTAAGAAGTTTTCTGCATTTTATAGAAAAATAGATGAACATTACCTTGTTTATATTATAGATAAATAA
- a CDS encoding purine-nucleoside phosphorylase: MSMTLEESTIYIQNKINKTKPDFGILLLGIQFNQLVKEIKKPICISYKEIPNFSNLYGELIFGEIEEKKVVFLIEPFFSYEYEEKIKDPPYFPIVVCKNIGIDKLILINISGGVNPNYKMGDVMLVKDHINFFPDKYSSFLKKNSFFVGITEEETYDKKMLEIAENIAMNHNIIIQKGVYVAFPYPNYKTPAEYAMIRSMGGDCVGMNNIISYVIAARYMNLRVFSISIITMGGLSNIKKKDYYFDSIFQESEKSISILILIVKEFIKLCF; encoded by the coding sequence ATGTCAATGACTTTAGAAGAATCAACAATATATATACAAAACAAAATTAACAAAACTAAACCTGATTTTGGAATCCTATTATTAGGAATACAGTTTAATCAACTTGTCAAGGAAATTAAAAAACCTATATGTATTTCTTACAAAGAAATTCCAAATTTTTCAAATTTATATGGAGAACTTATATTTGGAGAGATAGAAGAAAAAAAAGTTGTTTTTTTAATAGAACCTTTTTTCTCTTACGAGTACGAGGAGAAAATAAAAGATCCCCCCTATTTTCCTATTGTAGTGTGTAAAAATATTGGAATTGATAAATTAATCTTAATCAATATTTCTGGAGGAGTAAATCCAAACTACAAAATGGGTGACGTCATGTTGGTTAAAGATCATATCAATTTTTTTCCAGATAAGTATTCTTCTTTTCTAAAAAAGAATAGTTTTTTCGTTGGGATCACAGAAGAAGAAACATATGATAAAAAAATGCTTGAAATAGCAGAAAATATAGCTATGAATCACAATATCATTATACAAAAGGGGGTTTATGTCGCTTTTCCCTATCCAAATTATAAAACACCTGCAGAATATGCAATGATCCGATCTATGGGGGGAGATTGTGTTGGAATGAATAACATTATTTCATACGTGATCGCAGCTAGATATATGAATTTACGGGTATTTTCTATCTCCATTATTACGATGGGGGGATTATCTAATATAAAAAAAAAGGATTATTATTTTGATTCCATTTTTCAAGAATCTGAAAAATCCATATCTATTTTAATATTAATTGTAAAAGAATTTATAAAACTCTGTTTTTAA
- the ftsA gene encoding cell division protein FtsA, with protein MEYQDIAIGLDVGTTKIVAMVGRKNEYNKIEILGIGRSKSIGVHRGVVNNITQTIEAIREAVSEAEHSSGLKIKEVFVGIAGQHIRSLQHNDYITRLDFENVINQKDIQKLIDQVHKLVMLPGEEIIHVLPQEYKVDSQSEIVEPIGMYGSRLEANFHVVVGQISSIRNIGRCVKAAGLNLSGMTLEPLASAEAVLNMEEREAGVALVDIGGGTTDIAIFKDNIIRHTAVIPFGGNVITENIKTDCLIIERQAELLKIKFGSAWPGENKETEIVCIPGLRGRDPKEISLKCLSQIIHTRVCEILEQVNIEIKNYGNEEQRKRLIAGLVMTGGGSQLKHIRPLTEYMTGMDVRVGFSNEHIAGGENGMISNPEYATSIGLVIKGLEDKKICTEMIPRYEKTTEFFSIKNENSSRSTNKETYDDSQNDFRKKKTKKKSKSFLEIWADKFRQILNDTE; from the coding sequence ATGGAATATCAAGATATAGCTATAGGTCTTGATGTGGGAACTACAAAGATTGTAGCTATGGTAGGAAGGAAAAATGAATATAATAAAATTGAAATTTTAGGTATTGGTAGATCTAAAAGTATAGGTGTACATAGAGGGGTAGTCAACAACATCACTCAAACAATAGAAGCCATTCGTGAAGCGGTATCAGAAGCGGAACATAGTTCAGGATTAAAAATAAAAGAAGTGTTTGTAGGAATTGCAGGACAACATATTAGAAGTCTACAACATAATGATTATATCACAAGGTTAGATTTTGAAAATGTTATTAATCAAAAAGATATACAAAAGTTAATAGATCAAGTTCATAAACTTGTTATGCTTCCAGGAGAAGAAATAATTCATGTACTTCCACAAGAATACAAAGTAGATAGTCAATCAGAAATAGTAGAACCTATAGGTATGTACGGAAGCCGTTTAGAGGCAAATTTTCATGTAGTAGTAGGACAAATTTCTTCTATTAGAAATATTGGAAGGTGTGTCAAAGCTGCAGGATTAAATTTGTCCGGAATGACTTTAGAACCTTTAGCTTCTGCAGAAGCTGTATTAAACATGGAAGAAAGGGAAGCAGGGGTGGCTTTAGTGGATATAGGAGGAGGGACTACGGATATTGCTATCTTTAAAGATAACATTATTAGACATACAGCAGTCATCCCTTTTGGGGGAAATGTAATCACTGAAAATATTAAAACAGATTGTTTAATTATAGAAAGACAAGCAGAATTACTAAAAATAAAATTTGGATCTGCATGGCCAGGTGAAAATAAAGAAACAGAAATTGTTTGTATTCCTGGATTAAGAGGTCGAGATCCTAAGGAGATTTCTTTGAAATGCCTTTCCCAAATTATCCATACGAGAGTATGCGAAATTTTGGAACAAGTAAATATAGAGATTAAAAATTATGGCAATGAGGAACAAAGAAAACGACTTATAGCAGGATTAGTCATGACAGGAGGAGGATCTCAATTAAAACATATTCGTCCTTTAACAGAATATATGACTGGAATGGATGTCCGGGTAGGGTTTTCAAATGAGCATATCGCAGGGGGGGAGAATGGGATGATAAGTAATCCAGAATATGCTACATCTATCGGGTTGGTAATAAAAGGATTAGAAGATAAAAAAATTTGTACAGAAATGATCCCTAGATATGAAAAAACTACAGAGTTCTTTTCTATAAAGAATGAGAATAGTAGTAGATCTACTAATAAAGAAACATATGACGACTCTCAGAATGATTTTAGAAAGAAAAAAACGAAAAAAAAATCTAAATCTTTTCTTGAAATTTGGGCAGATAAATTCCGTCAAATATTAAATGATACAGAATAA
- the murB gene encoding UDP-N-acetylmuramate dehydrogenase, translating into MLDIKTNFPLKKFNTFGINVYAHYFVNVKSIEEIQETFCQYPFISKLFLGNGSNILFLKNFYKGLIIKIGIKGREIIQENNSQVIVKASAGENWNEFVSWTIKKGFSGLENLSFIPGTVGAAPIQNIGAYGTEIKNTLLKVELYEIDNKRVIELTREKCQLTYRHSFFKKYRNKFLILSVFFLLRKKYHKLNISSIEIRKELENMNIKKPNPHDLSQAILHIRQKKLPDPRKIGNAGSFFMNPIVEIFDFQKLKSQYPTVIGYSYSKKKVKVSANSLLELAGWKGKKVGNVGVYEKKPIVLVNYGKATGREIYSFSEKITQDIKKKLGVFLPREVNVIQ; encoded by the coding sequence ATGTTAGATATTAAAACAAATTTTCCTCTAAAAAAATTTAATACATTTGGAATCAATGTCTATGCCCATTATTTTGTAAATGTGAAAAGTATAGAAGAAATCCAAGAAACTTTTTGTCAATATCCATTTATATCAAAACTTTTTTTGGGAAATGGGAGTAATATTCTTTTTTTAAAAAATTTTTATAAAGGATTAATAATCAAAATAGGGATCAAAGGAAGAGAAATCATTCAAGAAAACAATTCTCAAGTTATAGTGAAAGCTTCTGCGGGAGAAAATTGGAATGAATTCGTAAGTTGGACTATAAAAAAAGGATTCAGTGGATTAGAGAACTTATCTTTTATTCCGGGAACAGTTGGAGCTGCACCGATTCAAAACATTGGAGCATATGGAACAGAAATAAAGAATACTTTATTGAAAGTTGAATTATATGAAATTGATAATAAAAGAGTTATAGAATTAACACGTGAAAAATGTCAACTAACATATCGTCATTCTTTTTTTAAGAAATACAGAAATAAATTCCTTATTTTATCTGTCTTTTTTCTGTTAAGAAAAAAATATCACAAATTGAATATATCATCTATTGAAATCAGAAAGGAGTTAGAAAATATGAATATTAAAAAACCTAATCCTCATGATTTAAGTCAGGCAATTCTTCACATTAGACAGAAAAAATTACCAGATCCAAGAAAAATTGGAAATGCAGGGAGTTTTTTTATGAATCCTATAGTAGAAATTTTTGACTTTCAAAAATTGAAATCTCAATATCCAACTGTGATTGGATATTCTTATTCTAAAAAGAAAGTGAAAGTATCTGCTAATTCGTTGCTAGAACTAGCAGGATGGAAAGGAAAAAAAGTAGGAAATGTAGGAGTTTATGAAAAAAAACCCATAGTTTTAGTAAACTATGGAAAGGCTACTGGAAGAGAGATATATTCTTTTTCAGAAAAAATCACTCAAGACATAAAGAAAAAATTAGGTGTTTTTTTACCTAGAGAAGTAAATGTCATTCAATAA
- the rlmB gene encoding 23S rRNA (guanosine(2251)-2'-O)-methyltransferase RlmB: protein MNKSEVVYGIHPLIEAIQSKKTIRKLFIQKGKKQKSNVYRKLINLYQKKNIPIQIVPKQKFHQLKNKNHQGVFGILSPVVTYHIEDLLPIFYENRKNPLLLILDRITDVRNFGSIIRTAACVGTDAIIIPRKNTALIGSDSIKTSSGALFKVPICQEKNIQKTIEYLISYGLKIVSATEEKSSILWYNVDFSGPTAIILGNEENGISSKYLELSSEKAKIPSSKIKGVSSLNVSVACGIILYEVFRQRTST, encoded by the coding sequence ATGAATAAATCAGAAGTTGTTTATGGAATTCATCCTTTGATAGAAGCAATTCAATCCAAAAAAACTATCAGAAAACTATTTATTCAAAAAGGAAAAAAACAAAAGTCTAATGTATATAGGAAGTTAATCAATCTTTACCAAAAAAAAAATATTCCAATTCAAATTGTTCCAAAACAAAAGTTTCATCAATTAAAAAACAAAAATCATCAAGGAGTTTTTGGGATCCTATCCCCAGTAGTTACCTATCATATAGAAGATCTACTTCCTATTTTCTATGAAAATAGAAAAAACCCACTATTGCTCATTTTAGATCGTATTACGGATGTAAGAAATTTTGGATCTATAATTCGTACGGCAGCATGTGTAGGAACAGATGCGATCATCATTCCAAGAAAAAATACCGCATTGATAGGATCTGATTCTATAAAAACTTCTTCAGGGGCTTTATTTAAAGTTCCAATATGTCAAGAAAAAAATATTCAAAAAACGATAGAATATTTAATTTCATACGGTTTAAAAATTGTTTCTGCTACAGAAGAAAAATCAAGTATATTATGGTATAATGTTGATTTTTCAGGCCCTACTGCAATAATACTAGGAAATGAAGAAAATGGAATTTCCTCAAAATATTTAGAACTTTCTTCAGAAAAAGCAAAAATTCCATCATCAAAAATAAAAGGAGTTTCATCTTTAAATGTTTCTGTAGCTTGTGGGATCATTTTATATGAAGTCTTTAGACAAAGAACATCAACATAA
- the pheS gene encoding phenylalanine--tRNA ligase subunit alpha — protein sequence MDKNEIEKIRVEIKSFHAKTYEDLEFFRIKFLGKKKGILTFLFKKLKKIPDKKRKNIGKILNELKKNVQDKIQIFHKKNFIKGEKHYKYKFDPTIPGKSIEIGSLHPISIVKNRILDILKMIGFSYVEGPEIENDWHNFTALNIPIDHPSRDMQDTFFLYKNPDILLRTHTSSVQIRYMKKHNPPFRVLSIGKVYRNETISSRSNFMFHQAEGFYIDKKVSFLDLKKIIQYLINSLFGEKAKIRFRPSYFPFTEPSAEVDIYCDDYNAGWLEIMGCGMIDPQVLKNVNIDSEIYSGFAFGMGIERLAHLIYKINDIRTYFENDICFLKQFKNDF from the coding sequence ATGGATAAAAACGAAATTGAAAAAATAAGAGTGGAAATAAAGAGTTTTCATGCTAAAACATATGAAGATTTAGAATTTTTTAGAATTAAATTTCTTGGGAAGAAGAAAGGGATTTTAACTTTTTTATTTAAAAAATTAAAAAAAATTCCAGATAAAAAAAGAAAAAATATTGGAAAAATTCTCAATGAGTTAAAAAAAAATGTTCAGGATAAAATACAAATTTTTCACAAAAAAAATTTCATAAAAGGTGAAAAACATTACAAATACAAATTCGATCCTACAATTCCAGGAAAATCTATAGAAATAGGATCTCTACATCCCATATCTATTGTAAAAAATAGGATTTTAGATATTTTAAAAATGATTGGTTTTTCTTATGTTGAGGGGCCCGAAATAGAAAATGACTGGCATAATTTTACAGCTCTAAATATCCCTATAGATCATCCATCTAGGGATATGCAGGATACATTTTTTTTATACAAAAATCCTGACATTTTGTTACGGACACATACGTCCTCTGTGCAAATACGATATATGAAAAAACATAATCCTCCTTTTCGTGTTTTATCCATAGGAAAAGTATATAGAAATGAAACAATTTCATCACGTTCAAATTTTATGTTTCACCAAGCAGAAGGATTTTATATAGATAAAAAAGTATCCTTCTTAGATCTAAAAAAAATCATTCAATATTTAATAAACTCTCTTTTTGGAGAAAAAGCAAAAATACGATTTCGTCCTTCGTATTTTCCATTTACAGAACCTAGTGCTGAAGTGGATATATATTGTGATGATTATAACGCAGGATGGTTAGAAATAATGGGTTGTGGAATGATAGATCCACAAGTTTTGAAAAATGTGAACATTGACTCAGAAATTTATTCAGGATTTGCTTTTGGAATGGGCATAGAGAGACTTGCACACCTAATCTATAAAATTAATGATATTCGAACTTATTTTGAAAATGACATTTGTTTTTTAAAACAATTTAAAAATGATTTTTAG
- the hisS gene encoding histidine--tRNA ligase, which yields MKYSRIPKGTRDFSSIEMNKRNYLIKIIRNCFELFGYYSIETPSFENISTLFGKYGEEGEYLMFKLLHSGNFLKKGISDFLTKRKKNQENIIDFTKNFTEKISNKALRYDLTVPFVRYVVMHRNEIIFPFKRYQIQPVWRADQPQKQKGRFREFYQCDADIIGYSSLSLWQEIEFIQLCDEIFTKLKFPITININHRDILWGLLEISGIENHLWKNFTTSLDKWNKIGRHSVKKEMLRKGISSKSFEKIAYFFDMKENFSKKKESLNVAFRSSKRGKNGIKDLSFIFLKIKNLSLKSTTKLEWNLSLARGMNYYTGTIFEIFPNNNKSENYYSIGGGGRYDNLASLFGMKNISGVGVSLGLDRIYLAMEKENLFQTISNFPSKVLFINFGDEEVLYAYKMINFLRKKGISTQLYPNAVKINKQFKYANENNIPFTISIGKNEMEKNKIRVKNIKKRIEIEYDNINDVANQLIKIY from the coding sequence ATGAAATATTCTAGAATTCCAAAAGGAACCAGAGATTTTTCCTCAATAGAGATGAATAAACGAAACTATTTAATTAAAATTATTAGAAATTGCTTTGAACTTTTTGGGTACTATTCCATAGAAACTCCGTCATTTGAAAATATTTCCACACTATTTGGAAAATATGGAGAAGAAGGAGAATATTTAATGTTTAAGTTACTTCATTCAGGAAATTTTTTAAAAAAAGGAATTTCAGATTTTTTGACTAAAAGAAAAAAAAATCAAGAAAATATTATTGATTTTACAAAAAATTTCACTGAAAAAATATCCAATAAAGCGCTTCGATATGATTTAACGGTTCCTTTTGTTCGGTATGTAGTTATGCATAGAAATGAAATTATTTTTCCTTTTAAAAGATATCAAATACAACCTGTATGGCGTGCAGATCAACCCCAAAAACAAAAAGGAAGATTTAGAGAATTTTATCAATGTGATGCGGATATAATAGGATATTCTTCTTTATCATTATGGCAAGAAATTGAATTCATTCAACTTTGTGACGAAATTTTTACAAAATTAAAGTTTCCTATAACTATTAATATTAACCATAGAGATATTTTATGGGGGTTGTTAGAGATTTCTGGAATAGAAAATCATTTATGGAAAAATTTTACTACATCTTTAGATAAATGGAATAAAATAGGACGACATTCAGTAAAAAAAGAAATGCTTCGTAAAGGGATTTCATCGAAGTCTTTCGAAAAGATAGCATATTTTTTTGATATGAAAGAAAACTTTTCAAAAAAAAAGGAATCTTTAAACGTTGCTTTCAGATCCTCTAAAAGAGGAAAAAACGGAATAAAAGATCTTAGTTTTATTTTTCTAAAAATAAAGAATCTTTCTTTAAAGAGTACAACAAAATTGGAATGGAATCTTTCTCTAGCTAGAGGAATGAATTATTATACAGGAACAATATTTGAAATATTTCCAAATAATAATAAGTCTGAAAATTATTATTCCATTGGAGGTGGGGGAAGATATGATAACCTAGCTAGTTTATTTGGAATGAAAAACATTTCTGGAGTAGGAGTTTCTTTAGGTTTAGATAGAATTTATTTAGCTATGGAAAAAGAAAATTTATTTCAAACTATCTCTAATTTTCCTTCAAAAGTATTGTTTATCAATTTCGGAGATGAAGAGGTTTTATATGCATATAAAATGATCAATTTTTTGAGAAAAAAAGGAATTTCTACTCAATTGTATCCTAACGCTGTGAAAATAAATAAACAATTTAAATATGCAAACGAGAATAACATTCCATTTACTATCAGTATAGGAAAAAATGAAATGGAAAAGAATAAAATACGAGTAAAGAATATAAAAAAAAGAATAGAAATAGAATACGACAACATAAATGATGTTGCAAATCAATTAATCAAAATTTATTGA
- the ftsZ gene encoding cell division protein FtsZ has protein sequence MKKEKEDLKKENVQFVFPKNRSAAIKVIGVGGGGSNALSYMFEQGITGVDFIACNTDAQALNNNPVPVKIQLGASITEGLGAGADPEVGEKAALESLEEIKSILDSNTKMTFITAGMGGGTGTGAAPIIAGISKEKGILTVGIVTIPFHFEGKMRLQQAQKGIESLRKNVDSLIVINNDKLRELYGNLGFKAGFAKADEVLTTAAKGIAEVITHHYKQNIDLRDTRTVLKESGTAVMGSAVSVGENRAKEAVGQALDSPLLNDNKITGAKNVLLLIVSGKIEITIDEIGIISDYIQAEAGNNANIIMGIGEDESLDESISVTIVATGFPTEVQRAIHHEEKKIFHRLEEPYKQKLAKVEGIHSYSQPIDSFTHSQKTPKNTKSDYSGSVVPNNKGDLSSNQKKNIFNQAIENTSSISKEKYKRYMMLEDNFDLPISYEERNKLLKERMKKYSESLLKKEPNKNEDDF, from the coding sequence ATGAAAAAAGAAAAAGAAGATTTAAAAAAAGAGAACGTTCAATTTGTATTTCCAAAAAATCGTTCAGCTGCAATCAAAGTAATTGGTGTAGGAGGAGGAGGAAGTAATGCTTTAAGCTATATGTTTGAACAAGGAATTACAGGTGTCGATTTTATAGCATGTAATACAGATGCGCAAGCTCTAAATAATAACCCAGTTCCTGTAAAAATTCAATTAGGAGCTTCTATTACAGAAGGATTAGGAGCGGGTGCAGATCCAGAAGTAGGAGAAAAAGCCGCTTTGGAAAGTTTAGAAGAAATCAAAAGTATTTTAGATTCTAATACAAAAATGACATTTATCACAGCAGGAATGGGGGGGGGTACTGGAACAGGTGCAGCTCCAATTATTGCAGGAATTTCTAAAGAAAAAGGGATTCTTACTGTAGGAATTGTGACAATTCCATTTCATTTTGAAGGAAAAATGAGGTTACAACAAGCTCAAAAAGGGATAGAATCTCTCAGAAAAAATGTAGATTCTCTCATTGTAATTAATAATGATAAATTGAGAGAATTATATGGAAATCTTGGATTTAAAGCAGGATTTGCAAAAGCAGATGAAGTCCTTACCACAGCTGCGAAGGGGATAGCAGAAGTTATTACTCACCATTATAAACAGAACATAGATTTGAGAGATACTAGAACAGTTCTTAAAGAAAGTGGAACAGCTGTTATGGGTTCAGCAGTTTCTGTTGGAGAAAATAGAGCAAAAGAAGCAGTTGGACAAGCGTTGGATTCTCCATTACTGAATGATAATAAGATTACAGGAGCAAAGAATGTTCTTTTGCTAATTGTTTCAGGAAAAATTGAGATAACAATAGATGAAATAGGAATTATAAGTGATTATATTCAAGCTGAAGCAGGAAACAATGCGAATATTATTATGGGGATAGGAGAAGATGAAAGTTTGGATGAAAGTATTTCAGTGACTATAGTAGCAACTGGATTTCCCACTGAAGTTCAGAGAGCTATTCATCACGAAGAAAAAAAAATATTTCATAGGTTAGAAGAACCTTATAAACAAAAATTAGCAAAAGTAGAAGGAATTCATTCTTATTCTCAACCTATAGACTCTTTCACTCATTCTCAGAAAACACCAAAAAACACTAAAAGTGATTATTCGGGAAGTGTAGTTCCTAATAATAAGGGGGACTTGTCATCAAATCAAAAAAAAAATATATTTAATCAAGCGATTGAGAACACTTCCAGTATTTCAAAAGAAAAATATAAGAGGTATATGATGCTAGAAGATAATTTTGATCTTCCTATTTCTTACGAAGAAAGAAATAAACTCTTGAAAGAGAGAATGAAAAAATATAGTGAATCTCTATTAAAAAAAGAACCCAATAAAAATGAAGATGATTTTTAA
- a CDS encoding YtxH domain-containing protein, protein MKRVGSFFGGVILGTIAGLVVGILLSTKKKKESKIKNILGKKTEELKENLQEISQKIGKKVHQIKSDFEKKWNKNKIDKMDQVENELGT, encoded by the coding sequence ATGAAAAGAGTAGGAAGTTTTTTTGGAGGTGTCATCTTAGGAACAATTGCAGGGTTAGTTGTAGGAATTCTGTTATCTACAAAAAAAAAAAAGGAGTCTAAAATAAAAAATATACTAGGAAAAAAAACTGAAGAATTGAAAGAAAATTTGCAAGAAATAAGTCAAAAAATAGGAAAAAAAGTCCACCAAATAAAATCTGATTTTGAAAAAAAATGGAACAAAAATAAAATAGATAAAATGGATCAAGTAGAAAATGAATTGGGGACTTAA
- the pnuC gene encoding nicotinamide riboside transporter PnuC produces MIINTYNTHIWNNGFIPFYIFLIIRGNRSLFSILEFFAASFSLFSVIFAKKNKIWFYPIGIVSTIIYSYITFITSLYGDFIINLSYTGMSLYGWYTWKFKRKNHTITFSDKKDYFYTALFFVFTCIFSIMVYYYFNGSLQQSNSDWIDVFTTGIFFSGMYQMTMKKVESWIFWIIGNIISVPIYFLKGLVLTGILFIFLVGLAIKGYVLWKEKVIHSINFD; encoded by the coding sequence ATAATAATAAATACATACAACACACATATATGGAATAATGGATTCATTCCTTTTTATATTTTTCTTATCATAAGAGGGAACAGGAGTTTATTCTCTATTTTAGAATTTTTTGCAGCATCATTTAGTCTTTTCAGTGTTATCTTTGCAAAAAAGAATAAGATATGGTTTTATCCAATAGGAATAGTAAGTACAATTATATACAGTTATATAACTTTTATTACTTCTCTTTATGGAGATTTTATTATTAACCTATCTTATACAGGAATGAGTTTGTATGGTTGGTATACATGGAAATTTAAAAGAAAAAATCATACTATAACTTTTTCAGATAAAAAAGATTATTTTTATACGGCTTTATTTTTTGTATTTACTTGCATTTTCAGTATAATGGTTTATTATTATTTTAATGGCTCCTTACAACAATCCAATTCTGATTGGATAGATGTATTTACAACTGGTATTTTTTTCTCTGGAATGTATCAAATGACTATGAAAAAAGTAGAAAGTTGGATTTTTTGGATAATTGGAAACATCATTTCCGTTCCTATTTATTTTTTGAAAGGGCTCGTATTAACAGGTATTTTATTTATTTTCCTTGTAGGATTGGCTATAAAAGGTTATGTCCTTTGGAAGGAAAAAGTTATTCATTCAATAAATTTTGATTAA
- a CDS encoding Mrp/NBP35 family ATP-binding protein has translation MKQKITKALKNVFINNKNIIESGIVKNIDFFQEEIIISINLSNPTMHVKKKLEKDIYQSIKDQNLHFEEKKIRLKIEKKLDTTKKINGIKNIIAVASGKGGVGKSTIATNIAVSLVNMGFQVGLLDADIYGPSIPLMFNIGEDVISSCFFIKKNGNHLINPIIRYGVKILSLGFFSKPGEAIVWRGPMATKVLRQFIHETNWDGLDFLIVDLPPGTGDIHLSLLQEIPLKGIIIVSTPQKIALSDVQRSVGMFRIQSIHVPILGIIENMSFFITEKEKYYFFGKNGAKNFSKKMNIFFLGEIPMLQDIRKSSDSGIPIVLENDQIKKIFVKITKNIMDKLS, from the coding sequence ATGAAACAAAAAATTACAAAAGCATTAAAAAATGTTTTTATTAATAATAAAAATATTATTGAATCAGGAATAGTCAAAAATATAGATTTCTTTCAGGAAGAAATCATAATCTCTATTAACTTATCTAATCCTACTATGCATGTAAAAAAGAAATTAGAAAAAGATATATACCAATCTATAAAAGATCAAAATTTACATTTTGAAGAAAAAAAAATTCGTCTAAAAATAGAAAAAAAATTAGATACTACTAAAAAAATCAATGGAATAAAAAATATAATTGCAGTTGCCTCTGGAAAAGGAGGAGTAGGAAAATCCACAATAGCAACTAATATAGCAGTTTCTTTAGTGAATATGGGATTTCAGGTAGGATTGTTAGATGCAGACATTTATGGCCCTTCTATTCCTTTAATGTTCAATATAGGAGAAGATGTGATTTCATCATGTTTTTTCATAAAAAAGAATGGAAATCATCTGATAAATCCTATCATCCGTTATGGAGTGAAAATACTTTCTTTAGGTTTTTTTTCAAAACCTGGGGAAGCTATTGTTTGGAGAGGACCTATGGCAACTAAAGTTTTAAGACAATTTATCCATGAAACAAATTGGGATGGGTTAGATTTTTTAATTGTAGATTTACCACCAGGGACAGGGGATATTCATTTATCCCTTTTGCAAGAAATTCCATTAAAAGGAATTATCATTGTTAGCACTCCTCAAAAAATTGCCTTATCTGATGTCCAGAGAAGTGTAGGAATGTTTCGTATTCAATCTATTCATGTTCCAATACTTGGAATCATAGAAAATATGTCTTTTTTCATTACAGAAAAAGAAAAATACTATTTTTTTGGAAAAAATGGAGCAAAAAATTTTTCCAAAAAAATGAATATTTTTTTTCTCGGAGAAATCCCTATGTTACAAGACATTAGAAAATCTTCTGATTCAGGAATTCCTATTGTTTTAGAAAACGATCAGATAAAAAAAATTTTTGTAAAAATTACGAAAAATATAATGGATAAATTATCCTAA